From the Carya illinoinensis cultivar Pawnee chromosome 4, C.illinoinensisPawnee_v1, whole genome shotgun sequence genome, one window contains:
- the LOC122308053 gene encoding EID1-like F-box protein 2, translated as MIITKQYRCIHSTSCQCTKGHLSEDVIFLVFQQLNWNPKLIATLSCVCKWFDDLAKRVLWKEFCRTRAPKMMIDLQSSGSHNVDGNWRALGKLLIYCSGCTKGGLFNNIQIPGHFVHRTRFSRTSGKSFLLPQCRSDVLFVCDPCEHLDQGEDGDVGFFRGVFKSFSMSKVRKMLIKRGAQLHPTEVCPYCKAKLWSMLQAKMIPPSASCWLGAYEDCIEYYVCLNGHVLGICTLLPLSDSEEASELE; from the coding sequence ATGATTATAACAAAGCAGTATCGTTGCATACACTCAACAAGCTGTCAATGCACAAAAGGGCATCTAAGCGAAGATGTAATATTTCTAGTATTTCAACAGTTGAACTGGAACCCTAAGTTAATTGCTACTCTATCCTGTGTATGCAAGTGGTTTGATGACCTTGCAAAGAGAGTACTATGGAAGGAGTTTTGCCGAACTAGAGCACCAAAGATGATGATTGATCTGCAATCAAGTGGGAGTCACAATGTAGATGGGAACTGGAGAGCACTTGGGAAGCTACTCATCTACTGCTCTGGATGTACAAAGGGTGGCCTGTTCAATAACATCCAAATTCCAGGCCACTTTGTACATAGGACTCGGTTCTCTAGGACATCTGGGAAGAGTTTTCTTTTGCCACAATGCAGATCAGATGTTTTGTTCGTGTGTGACCCTTGTGAACATCTTGACCAAGGGGAAGATGGGGACGTGGGATTCTTCCGTGGAGTTTTCAAGTCATTCTCAATGTCAAAGGTGCGGAAGATGCTAATTAAAAGAGGGGCCCAGCTTCATCCAACAGAGGTTTGCCCATATTGTAAGGCTAAGTTATGGAGCATGCTGCAAGCTAAGATGATACCACCAAGTGCCAGCTGCTGGTTGGGTGCTTATGAGGATTGCATTGAGTATTATGTGTGTCTCAATGGACATGTGCTCGGAATCTGCACCCTTTTACCTTTGTCTGATTCAGAAGAGGCATCTGAGTTGGAGTGA
- the LOC122307377 gene encoding uncharacterized protein LOC122307377 isoform X1, translating into MAEGSVNSPVTPERTMPNGNNLRRNSTGKASSSNTGESILPHYLRASTGSCHDFCKYGRKHAFEEKERRSMLKRVVKKSFDSRNPVVTVALPRRKETLVIKLKPSHESQSYTSDTPWTIKHEASKQSLESQNPAERDVLVERKKKSGVEIKSSSYSKAPSHESKSYSCDTPQTIKREVSKQSPDSQNQAESKLLVERKKKSGVKFKSSPSSKTHISHNPKTMKQEVSSSEKVKVFSRKGSAKAKDLNLSMKHATSLKPQSLTAMPRSFPNSTGGKSGLSGLRNGDVKTGKMSGTFRVAAKKVLAPPPASLPSKSSVNKVANVNERNHRDLKIVSPYTNNNIRKAEPKQHDEVHEKTLYVIKMETENKPLESDQNESHAIELLPAASSPPKFLSLPNAQSSSSHEEDCEEESEYTMSEAEDELPSESNETEHIEEAEEDCEEESEYTMSEAEDELPSESSETEHIEEAETVEERYNGRPRKAGMVCSEDKKGQALKLKFRRGKVVDSQSLTNSPRRLKFKRGKVLGDNQNVKAVVRRRSFKRPEVDSDTYGTEPDPQKVVLRHQDVQGKRDAQGLFNNVIEETASKLAETRKSKVKALVGAFETVISLQEKKPSANTVT; encoded by the coding sequence ATGGCTGAGGGGAGTGTCAATTCACCAGTGACCCCAGAAAGAACTATGCCTAATGGCAACAATTTGAGAAGAAATTCTACAGGAAAAGCAAGTTCTTCAAACACTGGAGAAAGCATTCTTCCTCATTATCTCCGGGCGTCGACTGGTTCCTGCCATGATTTTTGTAAGTATGGAAGAAAACATGCAtttgaagaaaaggaaaggcGTTCCATGCTGAAAAGAGttgtaaaaaaatcatttgacaGCAGAAATCCAGTGGTGACTGTTGCTCTGCCAAGGAGAAAGGAGACATTAGTGATCAAGCTCAAGCCTTCACATGAATCTCAATCCTATACATCTGATACCCCTTGGACCATTAAGCATGAAGCGTCAAAACAATCACTTGAGAGTCAAAATCCAGCAGAAAGGGATGTTCTGgttgagaggaaaaagaaatcgGGGGTTGAGATTAAGTCTTCATCTTATTCAAAAGCACCTTCACATGAGTCCAAATCCTATTCATGTGATACCCCTCAGACCATTAAGCGTGAAGTATCAAAACAATCACCTGACAGTCAAAATCAAGCAGAAAGTAAACTTCTGgttgagaggaaaaagaaatcaGGGGTTAAGTTTAAATCTTCACCCTCTTCAAAAACCCATATATCTCATAACCCCAAAACTATGAAGCAGGAAGTGTCATCTAGTGAAAAGGTGAAAGTTTTTTCAAGAAAAGGTTCAGCAAAGGCTAAAGATTTAAACTTGTCCATGAAGCATGCCACTTCTTTGAAGCCACAATCTCTGACAGCGATGCCAAGGTCTTTTCCAAATTCCACAGGAGGTAAAAGTGGCCTAAGTGGCCTAAGAAACGGTGATGTCAAGACTGGCAAGATGAGTGGGACCTTTAGAGTAGCTGCAAAGAAGGTTCTGGCTCCTCCACCAGCCTCATTGCCTTCAAAGTCTTCTGTCAACAAAGTTGCAAATGTAAATGAAAGAAACCACAGGGACTTGAAAATTGTGTCTCCTTatacaaataacaatatcagAAAAGCTGAACCTAAGCAACACGATGAGGTTCATGAGAAAACCCTGTATGTCATCAAGATGGAAACTGAGAATAAACCTCTGGAATCTGATCAAAATGAAAGTCATGCAATTGAATTGTTGCCTGCTGCATCATCGCCACCAAAGTTTTTATCCCTCCCAAATGCTCAGTCTTCTTCATCCCACGAAGAAGATTGTGAAGAGGAATCTGAGTATACAATGAGTGAAGCAGAAGACGAGTTACCCTCAGAAAGCAATGAAACTGAGCACATagaagaagcagaagaagaTTGTGAAGAGGAATCTGAGTATACAATGAGTGAAGCAGAAGACGAGTTACCCTCAGAAAGCAGTGAAACTGAGCACATAGAAGAAGCAGAGACCGTTGAAGAGAGATACAATGGGAGGCCCAGAAAGGCTGGGATGGTTTGTTCTGAAGATAAAAAGGGCCAAGCATTGAAGTTAAAGTTCAGGAGAGGGAAGGTGGTCGATAGTCAGTCTTTGACTAACAGCCCAAGAAGGCTCAAATTCAAGCGGGGAAAAGTGTTAGGGGACAACCAAAATGTCAAGGCCGTTGTCCGAAGGAGAAGCTTTAAGAGGCCAGAAGTTGACAGTGACACATACGGCACCGAACCTGACCCACAAAAAGTTGTTTTGAGACATCAAGATGTGCAGGGGAAGAGAGATGCCCAAGGTTTGTTTAATAACGTCATTGAAGAAACAGCAAGCAAACTTGCTGAAACCCGGAAGAGCAAGGTTAAGGCCTTGGTGGGTGCTTTTGAAACTGTGATCTCACTTCAAGAGAAAAAACCTTCTGCAAATACTGTCACTTGA
- the LOC122307377 gene encoding uncharacterized protein LOC122307377 isoform X2, producing MAEGSVNSPVTPERTMPNGNNLRRNSTGKASSSNTGESILPHYLRASTGSCHDFCKYGRKHAFEEKERRSMLKRVVKKSFDSRNPVVTVALPRRKETLVIKLKPSHESQSYTSDTPWTIKHEASKQSLESQNPAERDVLVERKKKSGVEIKSSSYSKAPSHESKSYSCDTPQTIKREVSKQSPDSQNQAESKLLVERKKKSGVKFKSSPSSKTHISHNPKTMKQEVSSSEKVKVFSRKGSAKAKDLNLSMKHATSLKPQSLTAMPRSFPNSTGGKSGLSGLRNGDVKTGKMSGTFRVAAKKVLAPPPASLPSKSSVNKVANVNERNHRDLKIVSPYTNNNIRKAEPKQHDEVHEKTLYVIKMETENKPLESDQNESHAIELLPAASSPPKFLSLPNAQSSSSHEEDCEEESEYTMSEAEDELPSESNETEHIEEAETVEERYNGRPRKAGMVCSEDKKGQALKLKFRRGKVVDSQSLTNSPRRLKFKRGKVLGDNQNVKAVVRRRSFKRPEVDSDTYGTEPDPQKVVLRHQDVQGKRDAQGLFNNVIEETASKLAETRKSKVKALVGAFETVISLQEKKPSANTVT from the exons ATGGCTGAGGGGAGTGTCAATTCACCAGTGACCCCAGAAAGAACTATGCCTAATGGCAACAATTTGAGAAGAAATTCTACAGGAAAAGCAAGTTCTTCAAACACTGGAGAAAGCATTCTTCCTCATTATCTCCGGGCGTCGACTGGTTCCTGCCATGATTTTTGTAAGTATGGAAGAAAACATGCAtttgaagaaaaggaaaggcGTTCCATGCTGAAAAGAGttgtaaaaaaatcatttgacaGCAGAAATCCAGTGGTGACTGTTGCTCTGCCAAGGAGAAAGGAGACATTAGTGATCAAGCTCAAGCCTTCACATGAATCTCAATCCTATACATCTGATACCCCTTGGACCATTAAGCATGAAGCGTCAAAACAATCACTTGAGAGTCAAAATCCAGCAGAAAGGGATGTTCTGgttgagaggaaaaagaaatcgGGGGTTGAGATTAAGTCTTCATCTTATTCAAAAGCACCTTCACATGAGTCCAAATCCTATTCATGTGATACCCCTCAGACCATTAAGCGTGAAGTATCAAAACAATCACCTGACAGTCAAAATCAAGCAGAAAGTAAACTTCTGgttgagaggaaaaagaaatcaGGGGTTAAGTTTAAATCTTCACCCTCTTCAAAAACCCATATATCTCATAACCCCAAAACTATGAAGCAGGAAGTGTCATCTAGTGAAAAGGTGAAAGTTTTTTCAAGAAAAGGTTCAGCAAAGGCTAAAGATTTAAACTTGTCCATGAAGCATGCCACTTCTTTGAAGCCACAATCTCTGACAGCGATGCCAAGGTCTTTTCCAAATTCCACAGGAGGTAAAAGTGGCCTAAGTGGCCTAAGAAACGGTGATGTCAAGACTGGCAAGATGAGTGGGACCTTTAGAGTAGCTGCAAAGAAGGTTCTGGCTCCTCCACCAGCCTCATTGCCTTCAAAGTCTTCTGTCAACAAAGTTGCAAATGTAAATGAAAGAAACCACAGGGACTTGAAAATTGTGTCTCCTTatacaaataacaatatcagAAAAGCTGAACCTAAGCAACACGATGAGGTTCATGAGAAAACCCTGTATGTCATCAAGATGGAAACTGAGAATAAACCTCTGGAATCTGATCAAAATGAAAGTCATGCAATTGAATTGTTGCCTGCTGCATCATCGCCACCAAAGTTTTTATCCCTCCCAAATGCTCAGTCTTCTTCATCCCACGAAGAAGATTGTGAAGAGGAATCTGAGTATACAATGAGTGAAGCAGAAGACGAGTTACCCTCAGAAAGCAATGAAACTGAGCAC ATAGAAGAAGCAGAGACCGTTGAAGAGAGATACAATGGGAGGCCCAGAAAGGCTGGGATGGTTTGTTCTGAAGATAAAAAGGGCCAAGCATTGAAGTTAAAGTTCAGGAGAGGGAAGGTGGTCGATAGTCAGTCTTTGACTAACAGCCCAAGAAGGCTCAAATTCAAGCGGGGAAAAGTGTTAGGGGACAACCAAAATGTCAAGGCCGTTGTCCGAAGGAGAAGCTTTAAGAGGCCAGAAGTTGACAGTGACACATACGGCACCGAACCTGACCCACAAAAAGTTGTTTTGAGACATCAAGATGTGCAGGGGAAGAGAGATGCCCAAGGTTTGTTTAATAACGTCATTGAAGAAACAGCAAGCAAACTTGCTGAAACCCGGAAGAGCAAGGTTAAGGCCTTGGTGGGTGCTTTTGAAACTGTGATCTCACTTCAAGAGAAAAAACCTTCTGCAAATACTGTCACTTGA
- the LOC122307354 gene encoding chaperone protein ClpB3, chloroplastic-like, which produces MASAAFSGVSLALSQSVRTKCCNTNALFAQPPRLSPAKPKSVRALKSLQLYRNGAFPNGFQRFCRTSRPLVVRCEASNGKIAQQDFTDMAWQAIVSSPEVAKENKHQIVETEHLMKSLLEQKNGLARRIFSKAGVDNTRLLEATDKFIQRQPKVLGEPAGSMLGRDLEALVQRAREYKKEYGDSFVSVEHLVLGFLQDQRFGKQLYRDFQITLQTLKSAIEAIRGRQSVIDQDPEGKYEALEKYGKDLTAMAKEGKLDPVIGRDDEIRRCIQILSRRTKNNPVLIGEPGVGKTAISEGLAQRIVQGDVPQALMNRKLISLDMGALIAGAKYRGEFEDRLKAVLKEVTDSDGQIILFIDEIHTVVGAGATNGAMDAGNLLKPMLGRGELRCIGATTLDEYRKYIEKDPALERRFQQVYVDQPSVEDTISILRGLRERYELHHGVRISDSALVAAAILSDRYISGRFLPDKAIDLVDEAAAKLKMEITSKPTALDEINRSVLKLEMERLSLMNDTDKASKDRLNRLEAELSLLKEKQAQLTEQWEHEKSVMTRIQSVKEEIDRVNLEIQQAEREYDLNRAAELKYGSLNSLQRQLESAEKELVEYINTGKSMLREEVTENDIAEIVSKWTGIPVSKLQQSDREKLLHLEEELHKRVVGQDPAVKAVAEAIQRSRAGLSDPHRPIASFMFMGPTGVGKTELAKALASYLFNTEEALVRIDMSEYMEKHAVSRLIGAPPGYVGYEEGGQLTETVRRRPYAVILFDEIEKAHSDVFNVFLQILDDGRVTDSQGRTVSFTNAIIIMTSNVGSQYILNMDDDTLPKELAYETIKQRVLDAARSIFRPEFMNRVDEYIVFQPLDRDQINRIVRLQLERVQVRLADRKITIQVTDAAVQLLGSLGYDPNYGARPVKRVIQQNVENELAKGILRGEFKDEDTVSIDTEVTAFSNGQLPQQKLVFKKLETGSESPDADKEASLQEA; this is translated from the exons ATGGCCTCCGCAGCCTTCTCCGGGGTCAGCCTCGCTCTTTCGCAGTCGGTTCGGACCAAATGCTGCAATACAAATGCCCTCTTCGCTCAGCCTCCGCGGCTTTCTCCCGCGAAACCCAAATCTGTCAGGGCCTTGAAGTCGCTGCAACTGTACAGAAACGGTGCCTTTCCAAACGGGTTTCAGAGATTTTGTCGGACTTCTCGGCCGCTTGTTGTTCGCTGTGAAGCTTCAAATGGAAAG ATAGCCCAACAAGATTTTACGGACATGGCATGGCAAGCAATTGTCTCATCACCAGAAGTGGCAAAAGAGAACAAGCATCAGATAGTGGAGACAGAGCATTTGATGAAGTCCTTGTTGGAGCAGAAGAATGGGCTTGCTCGCCGGATTTTCTCTAAGGCTGGAGTTGACAATACCCGCCTTCTCGAGGCCACTGATAAGTTCATCCAACGTCAACCAAAG GTTCTTGGAGAACCAGCTGGTTCAATGTTAGGACGTGATTTGGAAGCCTTGGTTCAACGAGCCAGGGAATACAAGAAAGAGTATGGGGATTCATTTGTGTCCGTGGAGCATCTGGTTCTTGGTTTTCTACAAGATCAACGATTTGGGAAGCAGTTATATAGAGATTTTCAAATAACACTGCAAACTTTGAAGTCTGCAATAGAAGCTATAAGGGGGCGCCAATCAGTTATCGACCAAG ATCCAGAGGGGAAGTATGAAGCGCTGGAAAAATATGGGAAAGATTTGACAGCCATGGCAAAAGAAGGAAAGCTTGACCCAGTAATAGGAAGAGACGATGAAATACGCAGGTGCATCCAGATTCTTTCCAGGAGAACAAAGAACAATCCCGTTCTAATTGGTGAGCCTGGTGTAGGGAAAACTGCAATTTCTGAAGG GCTTGCTCAAAGAATTGTGCAAGGAGACGTACCTCAAGCTCTGATGAATCGTAAG CTAATATCCCTTGACATGGGTGCACTAATTGCTGGGGCAAAGTATCGGGGAGAATTTGAGGATAGGCTGAAGGCTGTGCTCAAGGAAGTTACAGACTCAGATGGCCAAATTATCCTCTTCATTGATGAGATCCATACAGTTGTTGGGGCGG GTGCTACGAATGGTGCAATGGATGCAGGCAATCTTTTGAAGCCTATGCTTGGCCGGGGAGAGTTGCGGTGTATCGGTGCCACAACTTTGGATGAGTATCGCAAGTATATTGAGAAAGATCCAGCATTGGAGCGTCGTTTTCAGCAAGTTTATGTTGATCAACCTTCGGTTGAAGATACCATTTCTATACTGCGAGGACTGCGTGAAAGGTATGAGTTGCATCATGGAGTCCGCATTTCTGACAGTGCACTTGTGGCAGCTGCAATTCTTTCAGACCGTTACATCAGCGGCCGATTTTTACCTGACAAAG CTATTGACCTAGTTGATGAAGCAGCTGCCAAACTGAAAATGGAAATCACATCAAAACCAACTGCTCTTGATGAGATCAACCGTTCAGTGTTGAAGCTGGAAATGGAGAGGCTCTCTCTTATGAATGATACTGATAAAGCTTCTAAAGATAGGCTGAACCGGCTTGAGGCTGAGTTGTCTCTCCTCAAGGAGAAACAAGCCCAGCTCACTGAACAGTGGGAGCATGAGAAGTCTGTCATGACTCGCATTCAGTCAGTCAAAGAAGAG ATTGACAGAGTAAATCTTGAGATCCAGCAGGCTGAACGGGAGTATGATCTTAATCGTGCTGCTGAACTGAAGTATGGCAGCCTCAATTCTTTGCAACGACAACTTGAAAGTGCAGAAAAAGAATTGGTTGAATACATAAATACAGGGAAGTCCATGCTTAGGGAGGAGGTTACAGAAAATGACATTGCTGAAATTGTTAGTAAATGGACGGGTATCCCTGTTTCCAAGCTTCAGCAATCAGACAGGGAGAAGCTCTTACATTTGGAGGAAGAGCTCCATAAACGTGTTGTGGGTCAAGATCCTGCAGTGAAAGCTGTAGCGGAGGCTATTCAGCGATCTCGAGCTGGTCTCTCAGATCCCCACCGTCCAATTGCTAGTTTTATGTTCATGGGTCCCACTGGCGTTGGGAAGACGGAACTAGCCAAGGCACTTGCCTCTTATTTATTCAACACAGAAGAAGCTCTTGTTCGAATCGATATGAGTGAATATATGGAAAAGCATGCTGTTTCCAGATTGATTGGGGCCCCACCTGGTTATGTGGGATATGAGGAAGGTGGACAGCTGACAGAGACAGTTCGCAGGAGGCCGTATGCAGTCATTTTGTTTGATGAGATAGAAAAGGCACATTCTGACGTGTTTAATGTATTCCTTCAGATTTTAGATGATGGGAGAGTAACTGATTCCCAGGGTCGCACTGTGAGTTTTACCAACGCAATCATAATTATGACATCAAATGTGGGTTCCCAGTACATACTCAACATGGACGATGACACCTTGCCAAAGGAATTAGCATATGAAACTATTAAGCAGCGGGTACTTGATGCTGCAAGATCAATCTTTCGGCCCGAGTTCATGAACAGGGTTGATGAATATATAGTATTCCAGCCTCTCGATCGGGATCAGATAAACAGAATTGTCAGGTTACAG TTGGAGCGAGTGCAAGTGAGGCTTGCAGACAGGAAGATAACAATCCAGGTGACTGATGCAGCTGTTCAGCTTCTTGGAAGTCTTGGGTATGACCCAAACTATGGTGCCAGGCCAGTCAAACGAGTGATTCAGCAGAATGTTGAAAATGAACTCGCAAAGGGAATCTTGAGGGGAGAGTTTAAAGATGAAGACACGGTGTCAATAGATACAGAAGTTACTGCATTTTCCAATGGCCAGCTTCCCCAACAAAAACTAGTCTTCAAGAAGCTTGAAACTGGTTCAGAAAGTCCAGATGCAGACAAAGAAGCTAGTCTTCAGGAAGCCTGA
- the LOC122307118 gene encoding LOW QUALITY PROTEIN: pentatricopeptide repeat-containing protein At3g26782, mitochondrial-like (The sequence of the model RefSeq protein was modified relative to this genomic sequence to represent the inferred CDS: inserted 1 base in 1 codon) → MRDGCSSSSRYFDQMTHWFHSNRGSIMIRHHYSTNHNLTTWFNKYVDKTNVSSWNSVIADLARGGDSVEALRAFSSMRKLSLRPDRSSFPCAIKSCSALFDLHSGKQAHQQALVFGFDSDIFVSSSLIDMYSKCGELRDARALFDEIPRRNVVSWTSMITGYVQNDDAHEALTLFKKFLIEESENGKYGEDYIDSVAMIPVLSACSRLSVKGITEGVHGFVVKRGFEGDLGVGNTLMDAYAKGGELGVSLKLFDGMAEKDTVSWNSIIGMFAQNGLFAEALDVFNRMLRNGGVSHNAVTLSAVLLACANSGALRIGTCIHDQVIKRGLEENVFVGTSVVDMYSKCGRVEMARNAFDCMKEKNVKSWTAMIAGYGMHGRAIEALEVFYKMTTAGVKPNYVTFISVLAACSHASLLGEGWHWFNSMNHEFGIEPGVEHYACMVDLLGHAGHLNMAHDLIKGMKVRPDSVVWSSLLGACRIHKNVELGEVSARKLFELDPINYGYHVLLXNIYADAGRWEDVERMKILMKNGQLVKSPGFSLVELKGRVHVFLVGDREHPQHEKIYEYLEKLTMKMQDFGYMPNITSVPHDIDEEEKVMTLQVHSEKLAVAFAIMNSAPGTTIQVVKSLRICGDCHSVLKLISKIVHREIVVRDSKRFHHFHNGLCSCGDYL, encoded by the exons ATGAGAGATGGGTGTTCCTCTTCCTCTCGATATTTTGATCAAATGACACATTGGTTTCATTCAAACAGAGGTTCTATTATGATACG GCACCACTATTCAACCAACCACAACCTCACAACTTGGTTTAACAAATACGTAGACAAAACGAATGTCTCCTCCTGGAACTCCGTCATCGCCGACTTGGCTCGGGGCGGAGACTCCGTTGAAGCTCTTCGAGCCTTCTCGTCCATGCGAAAGCTCTCTCTCAGACCGGACCGTTCCTCCTTCCCCTGCGCGATCAAATCCTGCTCCGCTTTGTTCGATCTTCATTCAGGCAAGCAAGCCCACCAGCAAGCTCTGGTGTTTGGATTTGATTCAGACATCTTTGTGTCGTCGTCTCTCATTGACATGTACTCCAAGTGTGGGGAGTTGAGGGACGCAAGAGCTTTGTTCGATGAAATTCCTCGCAGAAATGTGGTGTCTTGGACGTCCATGATCACTGGGTATGTCCAAAACGACGACGCCCACGAGGCCttaactctttttaaaaaatttttgattgaggAGAGTGAGAATGGGAAATATGGTGAAGATTATATTGATTCGGTTGCTATGATCCCAGTTCTCTCTGCTTGTTCTCGTTTATCCGTGAAGGGAATTACGGAGGGGGTTCATGGGTTTGTGGTAAAGAGGGGCTTTGAGGGGGATTTGGGTGTTGGGAATACTTTGATGGATGCGTATGCCAAGGGCGGCGAGCTGGGAGTGTCTTTGAAGTTGTTTGACGGGATGGCAGAGAAGGATACGGTTTCTTGGAATTCGATAATTGGGATGTTTGCACAAAATGGGTTGTTCGCAGAAGCTTTGGACGTTTTCAATAGGATGTTAAGGAATGGTGGTGTCAGCCACAATGCGGTGACATTATCGGCTGTGTTGTTGGCCTGTGCGAACTCGGGGGCTCTGCGAATTGGGACATGCATACATGACCAG GTTATAAAAAGGGGATTGGAGGAGAATGTATTTGTGGGTACCTCGGTTGTTGACATGTATAGCAAATGTGGGAGAGTTGAAATGGCGAGAAATGCATTTGATTGCATGAAGGAGAAGAATGTAAAGTCATGGACTGCCATGATTGCTGGTTATGGAATGCATGGCCGAGCCATAGAAGCTCTGGAAGTCTTCTATAAGATGACTACGGCTGGGGTCAAACCAAATTATGTCACTTTTATCTCAGTTCTAGCTGCTTGCAGCCATGCTAGTCTTTTAGGAGAAGGTTGGCATTGGTTTAACTCCATGAACCATGAATTTGGCATAGAACCTGGGGTAGAGCACTATGCATGTATGGTTGATCTTCTAGGGCATGCCGGCCATCTCAACATGGCTCATGATTTGATCAAGGGAATGAAGGTGAGACCTGACTCTGTGGTCTGGAGTTCCCTTCTTGGGGCTTGTAGAATTCACAAAAACGTTGAGCTGGGTGAGGTCTCTGCTagaaaattgtttgaattagaTCCAATTAATTATGGTTATCATGTCTTGC TAAACATATATGCTGATGCTGGAAGGTGGGAAGACGTTGAGAGGATGAAAATACTTATGAAGAATGGTCAACTGGTCAAATCACCTGGATTCAGTTTGGTTGAGCTAAAAGGGAGAGTTCACGTATTTTTGGTTGGAGATAGAGAGCACCCACAACACGAGAAGATTTATGAGTACTTGGAAAAACTAACCATGAAGATGCAAGACTTTGGCTATATGCCTAATATCACATCAGTTCCTCATGACATTGATGAGGAAGAGAAGGTAATGACGCTTCAAGTTCATAGTGAGAAGCTGGCAGTTGCATTTGCAATTATGAATTCTGCTCCTGGCACAACAATCCAGGTTGTTAAGAGTCTTAGAATCTGTGGTGACTGTCACTCTGTGCTTAAGTTGATTTCCAAGATAGTTCACCGAGAAATTGTGGTTCGAGATTCAAAGCGATTTCATCATTTCCACAATGGCTTGTGTTCTTGTGGGGattatttgtga